In the genome of Acidobacteriota bacterium, the window GTTATTCTGGATGTTGTAAAGGAATGAGCGGTTCCTGAAACGGCAAGGTAGAGAAGTATCTGATCGGCAAGATGCGGATCCATAACGGCTCCCGTTTCAAGATACTCAAAGAACTCTGAGAGCGCTTCCGAAGCGACTTCTTCCGCTCTCTTCCCCTTCCTCCCAAGAGCGCTGAATCCCGCAACGCCGTTCTCAAAGACAGCTTTGATGAAAAGGAAGGTGCCAGGTCCGATGGAAGGAGCTTCAAGGATGGAAATGCCGGCATCCAATCCCTTTTGATGGAGGAGCCTTATGGCTTCGTCCCACTGTCTCTCCGCGATGGAGGAGGGAAGATTCGACACGGCAGATAATCCACTTACTTCCAGCAGATTCCCTCTGCTTTCCAGCAGCAGATCGGAATGAGCCCCCTTTTTCGGAAATATTCTTGCATGGATCGACCCGCCACCTCTGGGATACCAACCCCATCTGTCGATGCCAAAAGAGAATGAGTAACCGAGTTTCGCGACAACGAGCGCGAATATTTCTGAAAGATAGTGTAACGGTGGACTCCATGGGACATGAGTCCCGCCTTCGACCGTGACTACTGATTCATTTCGAGCCATGGCAAGTGGCAGGAGAATCGTATGGAGGACCAGCGTCGTTGATCCAGCGCTTCCCCTTTTCTCTGCCACATTGAAATGATACTTTCCAGATCTTGGTTCATGCGGGATGAACTGGAGCGAGAGAGAACCAAGACGATCTCCTTCTGTGTCCGCAGAAGAAATGTCTCTGGCCGCCAGGATGCATGTCAGGTGCTGAGGTTGAAGTCCGGGATGCTTCCGTCCCTTTCTGATGTTGTATATCTGCAGAGGCTTTCCCGTAACGATGGAAAGGGCGAGAGAGGTTCGCAGGATCTGACCTCCTCCTTCCCCGTAGCTTCCATCGATCTTTACTATTTCCCCCATATAATGTTTGCTCATCAGAAGTGCATCAATGGTATCATATCCTGGAGAGAATGAATCGAATATCCTATCAGCTGATCATCGTGGCGCTTGTAGCCGCTGCCGTTTACCTTGGAGCACTACGCTGCGGAATCATCTGGGACGACAGATTCCTCATCATTGAGAATCGATACCTTCGCGATTGGTCTGAACTCAGGAATAATCTCCTCAACGATTTCTTCCGGAAGTCGAGGGATACCTCACAGATCGGATACTGGCGGCCGGTCGTATCTCTGTCCTACATGATCGACAGGACGCTTTACAACGATAAGCCCTGGGGCTTCCATCTTCAGAACATCATCATCCATAGTCTTGTTTCATGTCTTGTTCTCATTATGTTCCGTTATCTGCCTCTGCCGCGAGGTGTGCCACTGGGGGCAGCGCTTCTCTTCGCCGTTCATCCTGTACATGTGGAGTCAGTGGCCTGGATCTCCGGAAGGACAGACCTGTTCTGCACACTTTTCGCTCTTGCAGCGCTCAATCTCGATCTTGACAATGCTAAAAAGCCCCATCCATTCAAGGTGTGGGGTTCCGTTCTCGCGACCGCTCTCGCCCTTCTCTCCAAAGAGATGGCTGTTATCATTCCCGGACTCATCTTCCTTAGGACTTTTCTTGTACCCGGCGAACGGGAAACGAATAAGGGAAAATTCCCGGCAGCCATCGGGAACACAATGCCCCACGCGGCCACCCTCGTCGGATATCTAATCGTACATTATGGAATACTCCATATCTCTCCTAACACGGCTTCATTGATGAATGTGGGACGCTCCGTCTTCTTCTGGACCTGGTGGAAGGGTTTTCTGGAATACCTCCGCGTTCTGGTATATCCAGCTGTGCTATCCATCGAGATCGAGTTGCACCTTGAGAGATCCATGTTCTCGGCAAGCGTCATGGCTGGAATGGCGGTATTCATTTTGTTTCTTGTCCTGACCTGGAAGATGCGCAGGATCAAGCCGGCTCTTTCTTATTTGCTCTGGTTCTTTCTTATATCATTCATTCCGATTACGAACTTCTTATCGCCCATTATGACCCCTTCACAATCGCAATTCGCCTGGAACGAGCGATTCCTGTACATCCCATCGGTTGCTTTCAGCGGAGCAATGAGCTGGTTTCTTCTGGCGGCTCTCCCCGATGGGATCAGACGGCTTCGCCGTTTGATGAGTGCAGTCATCGTGTCAAGAAAAGGATGGGCAATATTGACCTTCATTATCGTCCTAGCCTCTCTCGCTTCAAGAACCGTTGCCCGGGTCAATGATTGGAAGGATAACCTTTCACTTTTCTCTTCTGCGCTGCGCCATGCTCCTGAATCCTCTCTTATTAGAACTAATTACGGGATGGCCCTGGCAGACATCGGCCGACTGGATGAGGCTGAAAAGGAACTGATCAGAGCCATTGGACTTAAGCCGGATGAGTACAAGGCGCATTTCAATCTCGGAAACGTTTACAGGGAAAAGGGTGATCTTGCTCATGCCGAATCAGAATATCGCACCGCCATTCGGATCAAACCGGGATATGCGCAGTCATATCTCAACCTCGGCATCGTATTTTACAGGACAGGCAGGATTGAAGAGGCTCTCGAGGCCTTCACTAAAGCGGATGAACTCCTTCCCGACCACGTGGAAGCAAAAATCAACCGCGCAAATATTCTTCGGCTGATGGGCCGGAGTAGAGAAGCCATTCAATTTTACCGGCAGGCATTGGAGCTGGAGCCGGAGGCGTCGGCGGCTTCGCTTGGATTGGCGGGAGCATTCCTGGAAACGGGAAGGGAAGAGGAGGCGGAAACACTGCTCCGGAGGCTCATCGCGGATGAACCGGACATGGCTGAAGCGCATCTGCTCATGGCCATCTATCTTGACAGGAAGGGGATGCGCGCGGAAGCTGAAATAGAGTACAGAGAAGTCCTGCGAATCAATCCCGATCATAAGAGAGTGCGTCAGCGCCTCGGCATTCCCTGACTACAAATGAAAGCTCTCCCTGGGGCTCCGCGCCCCGCAAGCGTGGCTATTTTTTTGAAGACAGCGG includes:
- a CDS encoding tetratricopeptide repeat protein translates to MNRISYQLIIVALVAAAVYLGALRCGIIWDDRFLIIENRYLRDWSELRNNLLNDFFRKSRDTSQIGYWRPVVSLSYMIDRTLYNDKPWGFHLQNIIIHSLVSCLVLIMFRYLPLPRGVPLGAALLFAVHPVHVESVAWISGRTDLFCTLFALAALNLDLDNAKKPHPFKVWGSVLATALALLSKEMAVIIPGLIFLRTFLVPGERETNKGKFPAAIGNTMPHAATLVGYLIVHYGILHISPNTASLMNVGRSVFFWTWWKGFLEYLRVLVYPAVLSIEIELHLERSMFSASVMAGMAVFILFLVLTWKMRRIKPALSYLLWFFLISFIPITNFLSPIMTPSQSQFAWNERFLYIPSVAFSGAMSWFLLAALPDGIRRLRRLMSAVIVSRKGWAILTFIIVLASLASRTVARVNDWKDNLSLFSSALRHAPESSLIRTNYGMALADIGRLDEAEKELIRAIGLKPDEYKAHFNLGNVYREKGDLAHAESEYRTAIRIKPGYAQSYLNLGIVFYRTGRIEEALEAFTKADELLPDHVEAKINRANILRLMGRSREAIQFYRQALELEPEASAASLGLAGAFLETGREEEAETLLRRLIADEPDMAEAHLLMAIYLDRKGMRAEAEIEYREVLRINPDHKRVRQRLGIP
- the rtcA gene encoding RNA 3'-terminal phosphate cyclase encodes the protein MSKHYMGEIVKIDGSYGEGGGQILRTSLALSIVTGKPLQIYNIRKGRKHPGLQPQHLTCILAARDISSADTEGDRLGSLSLQFIPHEPRSGKYHFNVAEKRGSAGSTTLVLHTILLPLAMARNESVVTVEGGTHVPWSPPLHYLSEIFALVVAKLGYSFSFGIDRWGWYPRGGGSIHARIFPKKGAHSDLLLESRGNLLEVSGLSAVSNLPSSIAERQWDEAIRLLHQKGLDAGISILEAPSIGPGTFLFIKAVFENGVAGFSALGRKGKRAEEVASEALSEFFEYLETGAVMDPHLADQILLYLAVSGTAHSFTTSRITQHLLTNAWVIGRFLPNVDITIDGEAERPGRVIIQRR